From Amycolatopsis sp. cg9, one genomic window encodes:
- a CDS encoding beta-N-acetylhexosaminidase produces MRLSRAVLTAAIVSLTAAAGLPASAAAAPAAPERSVTDVVPAPVSAKADPRGDFRLTPFTVIAADRGAGQVADYLRGLLRPATGYPLPVVPHAAGLPAISLKLGRDSRIGTEGYELKVARDGVTLKANTADGLFEGVQSLRQLLPSAIDAKRVQHRTWPVAGGTILDYPRFAERGAMLDVARHFFKPDQVKRYIDQIAQYKVNTLHLHLADDQGWRIEIKSWPKLATVGGKTAVDGDPGGYYTQAQYQDIVAYAASRHITVIPEIDMPGHTNAAQSTYAELNCDGKAVPVRTDTEVGYSSLCISSPITYKFVEDVVRELAAITPGRYLHIGGDEAHSTPPADYLAFEKKVQPIVAKYGKKVTGWHEIAKSDPPASAVPQYWDFGGDNASVAAAAARGSKILMSPANYAYLDMKYDASTPLGQDWAALIEVRDGYDWDPASLVTGVGESQVAGVEAPLWTETIRTSADIEYMAFPRLPGIAEIGWSPKSTHDWDAYRARLAKQSPRWVAQGIDFYRSPQVDWK; encoded by the coding sequence ATGCGCTTGTCCAGAGCCGTCTTGACCGCGGCGATCGTGAGTCTCACGGCGGCGGCCGGCCTGCCCGCCTCAGCGGCGGCCGCCCCGGCCGCCCCGGAACGCAGCGTGACCGACGTCGTCCCGGCGCCCGTCTCGGCGAAGGCCGACCCGCGCGGCGATTTCCGGCTCACGCCGTTCACCGTGATCGCGGCCGACCGCGGCGCCGGCCAGGTCGCGGACTACCTGCGCGGCCTGCTCCGCCCCGCCACCGGCTACCCGCTGCCGGTCGTGCCGCACGCCGCCGGCCTGCCCGCGATCTCGTTGAAGCTGGGCCGCGACTCCCGGATCGGCACCGAGGGTTACGAGCTGAAGGTCGCGCGCGACGGCGTCACCCTGAAGGCGAACACCGCCGACGGGCTCTTCGAGGGCGTCCAGTCGCTGCGGCAGCTGCTGCCGTCGGCGATCGACGCGAAGCGCGTGCAGCACCGGACGTGGCCGGTCGCCGGCGGCACGATCCTCGACTACCCGCGCTTCGCCGAACGCGGGGCGATGCTCGACGTCGCCCGGCACTTCTTCAAGCCGGACCAGGTGAAGCGGTACATCGACCAGATCGCCCAGTACAAGGTCAACACCCTGCACCTGCACCTCGCGGACGACCAGGGCTGGCGCATCGAGATCAAGAGCTGGCCGAAGCTGGCGACGGTCGGCGGCAAGACGGCCGTCGACGGCGACCCGGGCGGCTACTACACGCAGGCGCAGTACCAGGACATCGTCGCGTACGCGGCTTCGCGGCACATCACGGTGATCCCGGAGATCGACATGCCGGGCCACACGAACGCGGCCCAGTCGACGTACGCGGAGCTGAACTGCGACGGCAAGGCCGTGCCGGTGCGCACGGACACCGAGGTCGGCTACAGCTCGCTGTGCATCTCCTCGCCGATCACGTACAAGTTCGTCGAGGACGTCGTGCGCGAGCTGGCGGCGATCACGCCGGGCCGGTACCTGCACATCGGCGGCGACGAAGCACACTCGACGCCGCCCGCGGACTACCTCGCGTTCGAGAAGAAGGTGCAGCCGATCGTCGCGAAGTACGGCAAGAAGGTCACCGGCTGGCACGAGATCGCGAAGTCGGACCCGCCCGCCTCGGCGGTCCCGCAGTACTGGGACTTCGGCGGCGACAACGCTTCGGTCGCGGCCGCGGCGGCCCGGGGCAGCAAGATCCTGATGTCGCCGGCGAACTACGCGTACCTGGACATGAAGTACGACGCGTCGACGCCGCTGGGCCAGGACTGGGCCGCGCTGATCGAGGTGCGCGACGGCTACGACTGGGACCCGGCGTCGCTGGTGACCGGCGTGGGCGAGAGCCAGGTCGCGGGCGTCGAGGCACCGCTGTGGACCGAGACGATCCGCACGAGCGCCGACATCGAGTACATGGCGTTCCCGCGGCTGCCGGGCATCGCGGAGATCGGCTGGTCCCCGAAGTCGACGCACGACTGGGACGCCTACCGGGCGCGCCTGGCGAAGCAGTCCCCGCGCTGGGTGGCCCAGGGCATCGACTTCTACCGGAGCCCGCAGGTCGACTGGAAGTAG
- a CDS encoding TetR/AcrR family transcriptional regulator — protein sequence MPVDGRIARGDATRRLVLRRAVDVASVDGLEGLSLGRLATELELSKSGVFALFGSKEELQLATIEAAFAIFEAHVVTPSREVAPGLPRLRAICEKWLEYSEKRVFPGGCFFFNVGAEFDARPGRVHDAVASASGSFAAFIRETAVEAVALGHLAADPEVLAFELHALGRAANADAVLNGGTKAYALARRAIRARLAGA from the coding sequence GTGCCGGTTGACGGCCGGATCGCGCGCGGCGACGCGACCCGGCGACTGGTGCTGCGCCGGGCGGTGGACGTCGCGTCGGTCGACGGCCTGGAGGGGCTCTCCCTCGGCCGGCTCGCCACCGAACTCGAGCTGAGCAAGAGCGGCGTGTTCGCGTTGTTCGGCTCGAAGGAGGAGCTGCAGCTCGCGACGATCGAAGCGGCTTTCGCCATCTTCGAGGCGCACGTCGTGACGCCGTCCCGCGAGGTCGCGCCGGGCCTGCCACGGCTGCGGGCGATCTGCGAGAAGTGGCTCGAGTACTCGGAAAAGCGCGTCTTTCCCGGCGGGTGTTTCTTCTTCAACGTCGGCGCGGAGTTCGACGCGCGTCCCGGCCGGGTCCACGACGCCGTGGCTTCGGCAAGCGGCTCGTTCGCCGCGTTCATCCGCGAGACGGCCGTCGAAGCGGTCGCACTCGGCCACTTGGCCGCGGACCCGGAAGTCCTGGCGTTCGAGCTGCACGCACTGGGCCGCGCGGCCAACGCCGACGCGGTCCTCAACGGCGGGACGAAGGCGTACGCGCTGGCCAGGCGAGCGATTCGCGCCCGCCTGGCCGGTGCGTAG
- a CDS encoding MOSC domain-containing protein — MNVDGVYVGEPSVLGYRRERPVLSAITKARVEAPELRLTELNLDGDRQADLTVHGGVDKAVYVYPAEHYPAWREDGFEASVADFGENVSLSGVTEDDVRIGDVWAWGDALVQVSQPRQPCFKLAMKTGRKDVTPLMIDSGRSGWYLRVLRPGTVPTSGAIELAERSAGPTVTEVHLIAFANYGQLPADQVEAALALADRVLATPALSASYRGGVQSTVDRWRARRAG, encoded by the coding sequence ATGAACGTCGACGGCGTGTACGTGGGGGAACCGAGCGTCCTGGGCTACCGGCGCGAGCGCCCGGTGCTGAGCGCGATCACGAAGGCGCGGGTCGAGGCGCCGGAGTTGCGGCTGACCGAGCTGAACCTCGACGGCGACCGGCAGGCCGACCTGACCGTGCACGGCGGGGTCGACAAAGCGGTCTACGTCTACCCGGCCGAGCACTACCCGGCTTGGCGCGAGGATGGCTTCGAGGCTTCGGTGGCCGACTTCGGGGAGAACGTCTCGCTGTCCGGCGTCACCGAGGACGACGTCCGCATCGGGGACGTGTGGGCCTGGGGCGACGCGCTCGTGCAGGTGTCGCAGCCGCGGCAGCCGTGCTTCAAGCTGGCCATGAAGACCGGCCGCAAGGACGTCACCCCGCTCATGATCGACTCCGGGCGCAGTGGCTGGTACCTGCGCGTGCTGCGGCCCGGCACGGTGCCGACGTCCGGCGCGATCGAGCTGGCCGAGCGCTCGGCCGGGCCGACCGTCACCGAGGTGCACCTGATCGCGTTCGCCAACTACGGGCAGCTGCCCGCCGACCAGGTCGAAGCGGCGCTGGCGCTCGCCGACCGGGTGCTGGCGACGCCGGCGCTCTCGGCGTCCTACCGCGGCGGCGTCCAGTCCACTGTGGACCGCTGGCGGGCGCGGCGTGCCGGTTGA
- a CDS encoding M20 family metallopeptidase produces MDLLDKARAHVDSGALFTELARLVAYPTVSDAPEGRAAIQAYLDEVLTPALTGLGCEVTQHANPDPAGGPFLVGVRTEGEELPTLLCYGHTDVVGEAGQWREGLDPWTLTADGDRWYGRGTADNKGQHLINLTALRLVLAERGKLGFNLKFLFETGEEIGSPGLTEFAARQRELLEADVLIASDGPRLDAATPTLFLGARGGIRLTLDADLRPDACHSGNWGGILRNPATTLAAAIASLVDGHGRIQVPELLPPELPDSVRAALADVVVDASAEDWGDQRLTPAERLYGWNTLEVLALGAGDPGRPVNAIPGRARAVLQLRYVAGTDVDGVAPAIRKHLAEQGFPMIDVNADATFLASRTPVDDPWVSWAKSTLDAVAEEPVALLPNFGGGLPNHVFTDVLGLATLWLPHSYPGCLQHAPDEHLLAPVAREGLVLAAALFDAFRSAPPTPHR; encoded by the coding sequence ATGGATCTGCTCGACAAGGCCCGCGCCCACGTCGACTCCGGCGCCCTCTTCACCGAACTGGCCCGCCTGGTCGCCTACCCCACGGTCAGCGACGCCCCGGAAGGCCGCGCCGCGATCCAGGCCTACCTCGACGAGGTCCTGACCCCGGCGCTGACCGGTCTCGGCTGCGAGGTCACGCAGCACGCCAACCCCGACCCGGCGGGCGGCCCGTTCCTGGTCGGTGTCCGCACCGAAGGAGAAGAACTGCCGACGCTGCTCTGCTACGGCCACACCGACGTCGTCGGGGAGGCCGGGCAGTGGCGCGAAGGGCTCGACCCGTGGACGCTCACCGCGGACGGCGACCGCTGGTACGGCCGCGGCACCGCGGACAACAAGGGCCAGCACCTGATCAACCTGACGGCGTTGCGGCTGGTGCTGGCCGAACGCGGGAAGCTCGGCTTCAACCTGAAGTTCCTCTTCGAGACCGGCGAAGAGATCGGCTCGCCCGGCCTCACGGAATTCGCGGCCCGGCAACGAGAACTCCTGGAAGCCGACGTCCTGATCGCCTCCGACGGCCCGCGCCTCGACGCGGCGACCCCGACGTTGTTCCTCGGCGCCCGCGGCGGCATCCGGCTCACCCTGGACGCCGACCTGCGCCCGGACGCCTGCCACTCCGGCAACTGGGGCGGGATCCTGCGCAACCCGGCGACGACGCTCGCCGCCGCGATCGCGAGCCTGGTCGACGGCCACGGCCGCATCCAGGTGCCCGAACTGCTGCCGCCGGAACTGCCGGACAGCGTGCGCGCCGCGCTGGCCGACGTGGTCGTCGACGCATCGGCCGAGGACTGGGGCGACCAGCGACTCACGCCCGCCGAACGGCTCTACGGCTGGAACACCCTGGAGGTGCTCGCGCTCGGCGCGGGTGACCCCGGCCGCCCGGTCAACGCGATCCCCGGCCGGGCGCGAGCGGTCCTGCAGCTGCGGTACGTCGCCGGCACCGACGTCGACGGCGTCGCGCCCGCCATCCGGAAACACCTTGCCGAGCAAGGGTTCCCGATGATCGACGTCAACGCCGACGCCACCTTCCTGGCCAGCCGCACGCCGGTCGACGACCCGTGGGTGAGCTGGGCGAAGTCCACTTTGGACGCGGTCGCGGAGGAACCCGTCGCCCTGCTGCCCAACTTCGGCGGCGGCCTGCCCAACCACGTCTTCACCGACGTCCTCGGGCTGGCGACGCTGTGGCTGCCGCACTCCTACCCGGGCTGCCTGCAGCACGCGCCGGACGAGCACCTGCTCGCCCCGGTCGCCCGGGAGGGGCTGGTGCTCGCCGCGGCGTTGTTCGACGCTTTCAGGTCAGCGCCGCCGACTCCTCATCGGTGA
- a CDS encoding DUF779 domain-containing protein translates to MTERVDLTPAAADLLRQLVSRHGPVMFHQSGGCCDGSAPMCYPAGEFKTGQSDVSLGALEVEGIEDVPVWMSGPQFEYWKHTHLTIDVVPGRGSGFSLEAPEGVRFLIRSRLLTDEESAALT, encoded by the coding sequence ATGACCGAGCGCGTAGACCTGACACCGGCTGCCGCGGACCTCCTGCGGCAGTTGGTGTCACGCCACGGGCCGGTGATGTTCCACCAGTCCGGCGGGTGCTGCGACGGCAGCGCCCCGATGTGCTACCCGGCCGGGGAGTTCAAGACCGGGCAGTCCGACGTCAGCCTCGGGGCGCTCGAAGTCGAGGGCATCGAGGACGTGCCGGTCTGGATGTCCGGGCCGCAGTTCGAGTACTGGAAGCACACGCACCTGACGATCGACGTCGTGCCGGGGCGCGGTAGCGGGTTTTCGCTGGAGGCGCCCGAAGGTGTGCGCTTCCTGATCCGCTCCCGGCTGCTCACCGATGAGGAGTCGGCGGCGCTGACCTGA
- a CDS encoding aldehyde dehydrogenase family protein encodes MVQYAAPNTEGSVVSYESRYDHYIGGEYVPPAGGQYFENPTPVTGKTFCEIARGNAEDVEKALDAAHGAAPAWGRTSPEERANVLLKIADRMEQHLEAIAVAEAWENGKAVRETLAADIPLAIDHFRYFAGALRAQEGGISQVDENTVAYHFHEPLGVVAQIIPWNFPILMAVWKLAPALAAGNAIVLKPAEQTPASIHLLFSIIGDLIPPGVVNIVNGFGVEAGKPLASSNRVRKVAFTGETTTGRLILQYASENIIPVTVELGGKSPNIFFDDVAAANDAFYDKAQEGFALFALNQGEVCTCPSRALIQSGIYDRFLGDGVERVRKIKQGHPLDTETMIGAQASNDQLEKILSYIDIGKQEGAEILTGGVRSDLGGELSGGFYVEPTVFAGDNKMRIFQEEIFGPVVSVAKFDDYADAIKIANDTLYGLGAGVWSRDGNTAYRAGRDIQAGRVWVNNYHAYPAHAAFGGYKASGIGRENHKMMLDHYQQTKNMLVSYSDQALGFF; translated from the coding sequence ATGGTCCAGTACGCCGCACCGAACACCGAAGGCAGCGTCGTCAGCTACGAATCGCGCTACGACCACTACATCGGCGGCGAGTACGTGCCCCCGGCCGGCGGCCAGTACTTCGAGAACCCGACCCCCGTCACCGGCAAGACCTTCTGCGAGATCGCCCGGGGTAACGCCGAGGACGTCGAGAAGGCGCTCGACGCCGCCCACGGCGCCGCCCCGGCGTGGGGCCGGACCTCGCCCGAGGAACGCGCCAACGTCCTCCTGAAGATCGCCGACCGGATGGAGCAGCACCTCGAGGCGATCGCCGTCGCCGAGGCGTGGGAGAACGGCAAGGCGGTCCGCGAGACCCTCGCCGCCGACATCCCGCTGGCCATCGACCACTTCCGCTACTTCGCCGGCGCCCTGCGCGCCCAGGAGGGTGGCATCTCGCAGGTCGACGAGAACACCGTCGCCTACCACTTCCACGAGCCGCTCGGCGTGGTCGCGCAGATCATCCCGTGGAACTTCCCGATCCTGATGGCGGTCTGGAAGCTCGCCCCGGCGCTGGCCGCGGGCAACGCGATCGTGCTCAAGCCGGCCGAGCAGACCCCGGCGTCGATCCACCTGCTGTTCTCGATCATCGGCGACCTGATCCCGCCGGGCGTGGTCAACATCGTCAACGGCTTCGGCGTCGAGGCGGGCAAGCCGCTGGCCTCCAGCAACCGCGTCCGCAAGGTCGCCTTCACCGGCGAAACCACGACGGGGCGGCTGATCCTGCAGTACGCCAGCGAGAACATCATCCCGGTGACCGTCGAGCTGGGCGGCAAGAGCCCGAACATCTTCTTCGACGACGTCGCCGCGGCGAACGACGCCTTCTACGACAAGGCGCAGGAGGGCTTCGCGCTCTTCGCCCTCAACCAGGGCGAGGTCTGCACCTGCCCGTCACGGGCGCTGATCCAGTCGGGCATCTACGACCGGTTCCTCGGCGACGGCGTCGAGCGGGTCCGCAAGATCAAGCAGGGCCACCCGCTCGACACCGAGACGATGATCGGCGCGCAGGCGTCCAACGACCAGCTCGAGAAGATCCTGTCCTACATCGACATCGGCAAGCAGGAAGGCGCCGAGATCCTCACCGGCGGCGTCCGCAGCGACCTCGGCGGCGAGCTCTCCGGCGGCTTCTACGTCGAGCCGACCGTGTTCGCCGGCGACAACAAGATGCGGATCTTCCAGGAGGAGATCTTCGGGCCGGTCGTGTCCGTGGCGAAGTTCGACGACTACGCCGACGCGATCAAGATCGCCAACGACACGCTCTACGGCCTCGGCGCCGGTGTCTGGTCGCGCGACGGCAACACCGCCTACCGCGCCGGTCGCGACATCCAGGCCGGCCGCGTCTGGGTGAACAACTACCACGCCTACCCGGCGCACGCGGCCTTCGGCGGCTACAAGGCGTCCGGCATCGGCCGCGAGAACCACAAGATGATGCTGGACCACTACCAGCAGACGAAGAACATGCTCGTCTCCTACTCCGACCAGGCGCTCGGGTTCTTCTGA
- a CDS encoding GAF domain-containing protein encodes MAEAPEPELLRDPESYARLLEHVREAVLQGVPGPRPPRSVVSDSWSRSLAARVDPDQGEAPFVYDTGDLAALREAHPLAPVLPVLRQMLVSIADDAEHVMIVTDADGLILWREGAAGQLLRGDRVGLTEGTRWSEAAIGTNAMGTALATGDPVQIYSAEHLVRRYHAWTCAAAPVRDPETGVLLGSIDVSGPLRTVHPAMLSLVTATAQLAEGQLRAQLAVRDEQLRRANMPHLEALRGRPGALLSAGGRVLAAQACLLPSTVDVRRGGGTVNLPDGRIATVEPLAEGYLLRLSSSAGSGGPRSRLSLEYLSDGAFSTTLDGREVPLTLRHAEILTLLSLHPNGLSAERLALQLYGESGNPVTVRAEIHRLRSQLGAAVVRTRPYRLAADVDADFTRARTALRAGSPAEVLRAFRGPLLPDSEAPAIREERESLTAQVRQVALNSGDPGVLWSFWETACGVDDFAVLDALLKTLPAADPRRAAVTAHRARLA; translated from the coding sequence GTGGCAGAGGCGCCCGAACCGGAGCTGCTGCGCGACCCCGAGTCCTACGCGCGGCTACTGGAGCACGTCCGCGAAGCGGTGCTCCAGGGCGTTCCCGGGCCCCGGCCGCCGCGGTCGGTCGTCTCCGACTCCTGGAGCCGCTCGCTCGCCGCCCGGGTCGACCCGGACCAGGGCGAAGCGCCGTTCGTCTACGACACCGGCGACCTCGCCGCCCTCCGCGAGGCTCACCCGCTGGCGCCCGTGCTGCCGGTGCTGCGGCAGATGCTGGTGAGCATCGCCGACGACGCCGAGCACGTGATGATCGTGACCGACGCGGACGGCCTGATCCTGTGGCGCGAGGGCGCGGCGGGCCAGCTGCTGCGCGGCGACCGCGTCGGCCTCACCGAAGGCACCCGGTGGAGCGAAGCCGCGATCGGCACGAACGCCATGGGCACCGCGCTGGCGACCGGCGACCCGGTGCAGATCTACTCGGCCGAGCACCTGGTCCGCCGCTACCACGCGTGGACGTGCGCGGCGGCGCCCGTGCGCGACCCCGAGACCGGCGTGCTGCTCGGCTCGATCGACGTCAGCGGGCCGTTGCGCACGGTGCACCCGGCGATGCTTTCGCTGGTCACGGCCACGGCGCAGCTCGCGGAAGGCCAGCTGCGGGCCCAGCTCGCGGTCCGCGACGAGCAGCTGCGGCGGGCCAACATGCCGCACCTGGAAGCCCTGCGCGGCCGCCCCGGCGCGCTGCTTTCGGCCGGCGGCCGCGTGCTCGCCGCGCAGGCGTGCCTGCTGCCGTCCACAGTGGACGTCCGGCGCGGCGGCGGCACGGTGAACCTGCCCGACGGCCGCATCGCCACGGTGGAGCCACTGGCCGAGGGCTACCTGCTGCGGCTGTCGTCGTCCGCCGGCAGCGGCGGGCCCCGGTCCCGGCTGTCGCTGGAGTACCTTTCGGACGGCGCGTTCTCCACCACTTTGGACGGTCGCGAAGTGCCGCTCACGTTGCGGCACGCGGAAATCCTGACCCTGCTGAGCCTGCACCCGAACGGCCTCTCGGCGGAACGGCTCGCGCTGCAGCTCTACGGCGAGTCGGGCAACCCGGTGACGGTCCGCGCGGAAATCCACCGGCTGCGCTCCCAGCTGGGCGCGGCGGTGGTGCGGACGCGGCCCTACCGGCTGGCGGCGGACGTCGACGCGGACTTCACCCGCGCCCGCACGGCGTTGCGCGCCGGCTCGCCCGCCGAGGTCCTGCGCGCCTTCCGCGGCCCGCTGCTGCCGGACTCGGAAGCGCCGGCGATCCGCGAGGAGCGGGAATCCTTGACGGCGCAGGTGCGCCAGGTCGCGCTGAACAGCGGCGACCCGGGCGTGCTGTGGTCGTTCTGGGAAACCGCGTGCGGGGTGGACGACTTCGCGGTGCTCGACGCGCTGCTGAAGACGCTCCCCGCGGCCGATCCGCGGCGGGCCGCCGTGACGGCCCACCGCGCCCGGCTCGCCTGA
- a CDS encoding NAD(P)H-dependent oxidoreductase, whose protein sequence is MIEIGIVLGSTRPGRVGDQVARWVHERASRRADARFTLIDLRDHPLPHLEEPPGFSGQYQDERTRAWAAAVATCDGFVFVTPEYNHSVPGVLKNAMDVVHLEWNTKAAGFVSYGGVGGARSVEQLRLVCGALQLADVAPQVTLPLATEFENRATFAPGDHQLPALDAVLDHVVAWSTALAPLRRGDAEAAIRGRLDAIVDGLRNKDLEALRRSYAPDVVSFDVEPPLRHSGVDAKLENWAKVFTFFEKVDYELRDLTVTVSGDLAVGHGFGRVSGTLKNGVVAEGMWVRATFVFRDTEDGWVIVHDQASVPFDMATGQGRTDLEP, encoded by the coding sequence ATGATCGAGATCGGAATCGTGCTGGGCAGCACCCGTCCCGGCCGCGTGGGGGACCAGGTGGCCCGGTGGGTCCACGAGCGGGCGAGCCGGCGCGCCGACGCCCGGTTCACGCTGATCGACCTGCGCGACCACCCGCTGCCCCACCTCGAGGAGCCACCCGGCTTCTCGGGGCAGTACCAGGACGAACGCACGCGGGCTTGGGCCGCGGCCGTCGCCACCTGCGACGGATTCGTGTTCGTCACGCCGGAGTACAACCACTCCGTGCCCGGCGTGCTCAAGAACGCCATGGACGTCGTGCACCTCGAGTGGAACACCAAAGCCGCCGGGTTCGTCTCGTACGGCGGTGTCGGCGGGGCCCGCTCGGTCGAGCAGCTGCGGCTGGTCTGCGGGGCCCTGCAGCTCGCGGACGTCGCTCCGCAGGTCACGCTGCCCCTGGCGACCGAGTTCGAGAACCGCGCCACCTTCGCGCCGGGCGACCACCAGCTCCCCGCGCTCGACGCGGTGCTCGACCACGTCGTCGCCTGGAGCACCGCGCTCGCGCCGTTGCGGCGCGGGGACGCCGAAGCCGCGATCCGGGGCCGGCTCGACGCGATCGTCGACGGGCTCCGGAACAAGGACCTCGAGGCGCTGCGGCGGAGCTACGCCCCGGACGTCGTGTCCTTCGACGTCGAACCGCCGCTGCGGCACTCCGGCGTGGACGCGAAGCTGGAGAACTGGGCGAAGGTGTTCACGTTCTTCGAAAAGGTGGACTACGAGCTGCGCGACCTGACCGTCACGGTGAGCGGCGACCTCGCCGTCGGGCACGGCTTCGGCCGGGTCAGCGGGACCTTGAAGAACGGGGTCGTCGCCGAAGGCATGTGGGTCCGGGCCACGTTCGTCTTCCGGGACACCGAGGACGGCTGGGTGATCGTCCACGACCAGGCCTCCGTGCCGTTCGACATGGCGACCGGGCAGGGCCGGACCGACCTGGAACCCTGA
- the sigJ gene encoding RNA polymerase sigma factor SigJ yields the protein MTTPVDGERRHLLNLAYRLLGSLAEAEDAVQETYVRWYALSPAQRGAISSPGAWLTTVAGRICLDVLGSARARRERYVGEWLPEPVPDQADSVADRITLDESVTMAFLVTLEAMTPAQRVALVLHDVFGYAFTEVAAITGRTPAACRELASSARRRVRATRPATPVTGHAEVIRDFKQAWEAGDIDALVALLDPGATLTADGGGVVRAALTPIEGGLPVARYVAALAAGGLTLVERAVNGLPGLLLTRGDDLAAVYAFDVADGRITRIWAMRNPEKLRPWLG from the coding sequence ATGACAACACCCGTCGACGGCGAACGCCGGCACCTGCTCAACCTCGCCTACCGGCTGCTCGGCTCACTGGCCGAAGCCGAGGACGCGGTGCAGGAGACCTACGTCCGCTGGTACGCGCTCTCGCCTGCCCAGCGCGGCGCGATCTCTTCGCCCGGCGCGTGGTTGACGACGGTCGCCGGCCGGATCTGCCTGGACGTGCTGGGTTCCGCGCGCGCCCGGCGCGAGCGGTACGTGGGCGAGTGGCTGCCCGAGCCCGTGCCCGACCAGGCCGACTCGGTCGCCGACCGGATCACGCTCGACGAGTCGGTCACCATGGCCTTCCTCGTGACGCTCGAGGCGATGACCCCGGCGCAGCGGGTCGCGCTCGTGCTGCACGACGTGTTCGGGTACGCGTTCACCGAGGTCGCGGCGATCACCGGCCGCACACCGGCGGCGTGCCGAGAACTGGCTTCGTCGGCCCGCCGCCGGGTCCGCGCCACCCGGCCCGCGACCCCGGTCACCGGGCACGCCGAAGTGATCAGGGACTTCAAGCAGGCGTGGGAAGCGGGCGACATCGACGCCCTGGTCGCCCTCCTCGACCCCGGCGCGACCCTCACCGCGGACGGCGGCGGCGTGGTCCGCGCGGCCCTGACCCCGATCGAAGGCGGCTTGCCGGTGGCGCGGTACGTGGCGGCGCTCGCCGCCGGCGGCCTGACGCTCGTGGAGCGCGCGGTCAACGGCCTCCCCGGCCTGCTCCTCACCCGTGGCGACGACCTCGCGGCCGTGTACGCGTTCGACGTCGCGGACGGCCGGATCACCCGCATCTGGGCGATGCGGAACCCGGAGAAGCTCCGCCCCTGGCTCGGGTGA
- a CDS encoding SGNH/GDSL hydrolase family protein — translation MSYHRFVVLGDSCAEGLDDPYPGRDHYRGWADFVAARLAEGEPGFRYANLAVRGRRLDQIVPEQVPAATRLQPDLIALFGGGNDVMSRGWDARTVARRVDAAIRACTEISPTVVTFTLSDVSSRMPLGQRMRPRIVALNEAIREAAVSYGALLIDLWPDQAVTDSRYFGADRLHLSAHGHRRLAAYVLGRLGLDHDPAWLEPLPGVAAAGNWRADLHWLLREVLPVAVTRTRNRLIGRQPGDGFLPKRPDLLPMTRDEAWAPGNA, via the coding sequence ATGAGCTACCACCGTTTCGTCGTCCTCGGTGACAGCTGCGCCGAAGGCCTCGACGACCCGTACCCCGGGCGGGACCACTACCGCGGCTGGGCCGACTTCGTCGCCGCCCGGCTGGCCGAGGGCGAGCCGGGCTTCCGGTACGCCAACCTCGCCGTCCGCGGGCGGCGGCTCGACCAGATCGTGCCCGAGCAGGTCCCGGCCGCGACCCGCCTCCAGCCGGACCTGATCGCGCTCTTCGGCGGCGGCAACGACGTCATGAGCCGCGGCTGGGACGCGCGCACGGTCGCCCGCCGCGTCGACGCCGCCATCCGCGCGTGCACCGAAATCTCGCCCACCGTCGTCACGTTCACCCTCAGCGACGTCTCCAGCCGGATGCCGCTCGGGCAGCGGATGCGGCCGCGGATCGTCGCGCTCAACGAGGCCATCCGCGAAGCCGCCGTCAGCTACGGCGCGCTGCTCATCGACCTGTGGCCCGACCAGGCCGTCACCGACTCCCGCTACTTCGGCGCCGACCGGCTGCACCTGTCCGCGCACGGGCACCGGCGGCTGGCCGCGTACGTCCTCGGCCGGCTCGGTCTCGACCACGATCCCGCCTGGCTCGAGCCGCTGCCGGGCGTCGCGGCCGCCGGGAACTGGCGCGCCGACCTGCACTGGCTGCTGCGCGAGGTGCTGCCGGTCGCCGTGACGCGCACGCGCAACCGGCTGATCGGCCGCCAGCCGGGCGACGGCTTCCTGCCGAAGCGCCCGGACCTGCTCCCCATGACCAGGGACGAAGCGTGGGCACCCGGCAACGCCTGA